A DNA window from Massilia putida contains the following coding sequences:
- the recN gene encoding DNA repair protein RecN, with protein MLRTLTIRDFVIVDAIELEFSNGFTVLTGETGAGKSILIDALQLALGGRGDASMVREGAAKADISADFALTPAAGNWLEQNEFGTDEGGALLRRVIDNAGRSKSYINGSAATASQLRELGELLVDIHGQHAHQSLLKLDAQRALLDNQIAVRDPGAAAQVHDVAVAYKAWKALARQREEFETNAKNVLLERERLEWQVGELDKLAVKPGEWAEITNEHSRLSHAASLIEGAQEALNALSESEQPILSQLSSLNQKLAKLAGVDAGLQAVLDCMEPARIQLQEAVYALNTYVDKVELDPERLAQVDARMDAIHSTARKFRVAPEELPDEHATLKAKLQQLADASDVEGLRKQEEKAKAVYMAAAQKLSATRAQAAQRLSSQVSEAMQELSMSGGRFVVALNPCEPAAYGVEQVEFLVAGHAGVAPRPLAKVASGGELARISLAISVITSNATTVPTLIFDEVDTGIGGGVAEVVGRLLKRLGQSRQVLCVTHLPQVASQANQHFQVAKGTTDGGKTVSRIDVLDNKARVEEVARMLGGIEITETTRKHARELLAS; from the coding sequence ATGTTGCGCACATTGACCATCCGCGACTTCGTCATCGTCGACGCGATCGAGCTCGAGTTCTCGAACGGCTTCACCGTGCTCACCGGCGAGACCGGCGCCGGCAAGTCGATCCTGATCGACGCGCTCCAGCTCGCGCTGGGCGGCCGCGGCGACGCGAGCATGGTGCGCGAAGGCGCGGCCAAGGCCGACATCAGCGCCGACTTCGCGCTGACCCCGGCAGCAGGCAACTGGCTGGAGCAGAACGAGTTCGGGACCGACGAAGGCGGCGCGCTGCTGCGCCGCGTGATCGACAACGCCGGCCGCTCCAAGTCGTATATCAACGGCAGCGCCGCCACCGCCAGCCAGCTGCGCGAACTGGGCGAGCTCCTCGTCGACATCCACGGCCAGCACGCGCACCAGTCGCTGCTCAAGCTCGATGCCCAGCGCGCCCTGCTGGACAACCAGATCGCCGTGCGCGACCCCGGCGCCGCCGCGCAGGTGCACGACGTCGCGGTTGCCTATAAAGCGTGGAAGGCGCTGGCGCGCCAGCGCGAGGAATTCGAGACGAACGCGAAGAACGTGCTCTTGGAACGCGAGCGCCTCGAATGGCAGGTTGGCGAGCTGGATAAGCTGGCCGTGAAGCCGGGCGAGTGGGCCGAGATCACGAACGAACACAGCCGCCTGTCGCATGCCGCGAGCCTGATCGAGGGGGCGCAGGAAGCGCTGAATGCCCTGTCGGAATCGGAGCAGCCGATCCTGTCGCAGCTGTCGTCGCTGAACCAGAAATTGGCGAAGCTGGCCGGTGTCGACGCGGGCCTGCAGGCCGTGCTCGATTGCATGGAGCCGGCGCGCATCCAGTTGCAGGAAGCCGTGTACGCGCTGAACACGTATGTCGACAAGGTCGAGCTCGACCCGGAGCGCCTGGCCCAGGTCGACGCGCGCATGGACGCGATCCACAGCACGGCCCGCAAATTCCGCGTCGCGCCGGAAGAACTGCCGGACGAGCACGCCACGCTGAAGGCGAAGCTGCAGCAGCTGGCCGACGCCAGCGACGTGGAAGGCTTGCGCAAGCAGGAAGAGAAGGCCAAGGCGGTCTACATGGCGGCCGCGCAGAAACTGTCCGCGACGCGCGCGCAAGCGGCCCAGCGCCTGTCGTCGCAAGTGTCGGAAGCGATGCAGGAATTGTCGATGAGCGGCGGCCGTTTCGTCGTCGCGCTGAATCCGTGCGAGCCGGCCGCGTACGGCGTCGAGCAGGTCGAGTTCCTCGTGGCGGGTCACGCCGGCGTCGCGCCGCGGCCGCTGGCCAAGGTGGCGTCGGGCGGAGAGCTCGCGCGGATCTCGCTGGCGATTTCCGTCATCACCTCCAACGCGACGACGGTGCCGACCCTGATCTTCGACGAGGTCGACACGGGCATCGGCGGCGGCGTGGCGGAAGTCGTCGGCCGCCTGCTGAAACGCCTGGGCCAGAGCCGGCAAGTGCTGTGCGTCACACACCTGCCGCAGGTGGCGAGCCAGGCCAACCAGCACTTCCAGGTGGCCAAGGGCACGACGGACGGCGGCAAGACCGTGTCGCGCATCGACGTGCTCGACAACAAGGCCCGCGTGGAGGAGGTGGCGCGCATGCTGGGCGGCATCGAGATCACCGAGACCACGCGCAAGCATGCGCGCGAGTTGCTGGCGTCCTGA
- a CDS encoding NAD kinase translates to MSVTPEPQQTIALVVRHNTAGIDEPVQAIVDFLQGAGYRVVFEEATAGHVKVAGVDAMTIAQIGAHCSTAIVVGGDGTMLGIARQLARYRVPLIGINQGRLGFMTDIPIDRMLPALGDILSGKAKAEERLLLEARVVRDGAEIHCSVAVNDVVVARGTGAGMAELKVTVDGTFMYNQRSDGLIVSTPTGSTAYALSAGGPLLHPTLAGIVLVPIAPHALSNRPIVVPNTSDIVVEIINGRDISVNFDMQTFTSLQHGDQIMISRSPNTITFLHPEGWSYYHTLREKLHWNEYPSGDGKLK, encoded by the coding sequence ATGTCCGTGACGCCTGAACCGCAACAAACCATCGCGCTCGTCGTACGGCACAACACGGCCGGCATCGACGAGCCCGTGCAGGCCATCGTCGACTTCCTGCAAGGCGCCGGCTACCGCGTCGTGTTCGAGGAAGCGACGGCGGGTCACGTGAAAGTCGCCGGCGTGGACGCCATGACGATCGCCCAGATCGGCGCGCACTGCAGCACCGCTATCGTCGTCGGCGGCGACGGCACGATGCTCGGCATCGCCCGCCAGCTCGCGCGCTACCGCGTGCCGCTCATCGGCATCAACCAGGGCCGCCTGGGATTCATGACCGACATCCCCATCGACCGCATGCTGCCCGCGCTGGGCGACATCCTCAGTGGCAAGGCCAAGGCCGAGGAACGCTTGTTGCTGGAAGCGCGCGTCGTGCGCGACGGCGCCGAGATCCACTGTTCCGTCGCCGTCAACGACGTCGTGGTCGCGCGCGGCACCGGCGCCGGCATGGCGGAGCTGAAGGTCACGGTGGACGGCACGTTCATGTACAACCAGCGTTCGGACGGCCTGATCGTGTCCACGCCCACCGGGTCGACGGCGTATGCGCTGTCGGCCGGCGGCCCGCTGCTGCATCCCACGCTGGCCGGCATCGTGCTGGTGCCGATCGCGCCGCACGCGCTGTCCAACCGGCCGATCGTCGTGCCGAACACGAGCGACATCGTCGTCGAAATCATCAACGGCCGCGACATCAGCGTGAACTTCGACATGCAGACCTTCACGAGCCTGCAGCACGGCGACCAGATCATGATCTCGCGCTCGCCCAACACCATCACCTTCCTGCATCCGGAAGGGTGGAGCTACTACCACACGTTGCGCGAGAAGCTGCACTGGAACGAATATCCGTCCGGTGACGGCAAGCTCAAATAA
- a CDS encoding DUF3667 domain-containing protein — MNMPAHPHHAASDCPNCGAVVRGHYCHECGQETVLHPASAREFVHEFIGHYVALEGKLWKSLLLLLFRPGQLTLEYINGRRVRYIQPLRLYLTFSLVFFAVVNYTGHDEVPAPAPAAAHGKAERKGGLMREDEPGEIAAGTVDVRKAIGNVNAHWGEQADRFSNMTPAERDKVMRTVFNSYVPYAVFFMMPLFALYLKVLYLGSGRRYGEHLLFALHVNGFAFLALTLIMLVPDLFGIVTFLLWLWLVFYTPVAMRRVYGGSRLMTGVRWFVLMALHVTGMGLAIGAAFGIGILH; from the coding sequence ATGAACATGCCAGCCCATCCGCACCACGCCGCCAGCGACTGCCCGAATTGCGGCGCCGTCGTTCGCGGACACTACTGCCACGAGTGCGGGCAGGAGACCGTCTTGCATCCGGCCAGCGCGCGCGAATTCGTGCACGAATTCATCGGCCATTACGTCGCGCTGGAAGGCAAGCTTTGGAAGTCGCTGCTGCTCCTTTTGTTCCGGCCGGGGCAGCTGACTTTGGAATACATCAATGGCCGCCGCGTGCGCTACATCCAGCCATTGCGCCTGTACCTGACGTTCAGCCTGGTCTTCTTCGCCGTCGTGAACTACACCGGCCACGACGAGGTCCCGGCGCCGGCCCCGGCGGCCGCGCACGGCAAGGCGGAGCGGAAGGGCGGGCTGATGCGCGAAGACGAGCCGGGCGAAATCGCCGCGGGCACGGTCGACGTCCGCAAGGCCATCGGCAACGTCAACGCGCACTGGGGCGAGCAGGCGGACCGGTTCAGCAACATGACGCCCGCGGAGCGGGACAAGGTGATGCGGACGGTCTTCAACAGCTATGTGCCGTATGCCGTGTTCTTCATGATGCCGCTGTTCGCGCTGTACCTGAAGGTGCTGTACCTGGGATCGGGCCGGCGCTACGGCGAACACCTGCTGTTCGCGCTGCACGTGAACGGGTTCGCGTTCCTCGCCCTGACCCTCATCATGCTGGTGCCGGACCTGTTCGGCATCGTGACGTTCCTGCTGTGGCTGTGGCTCGTGTTCTACACCCCCGTCGCGATGCGGCGCGTGTACGGCGGCTCGCGCCTGATGACCGGCGTGCGCTGGTTCGTGCTGATGGCGCTGCACGTGACCGGCATGGGGCTGGCGATCGGCGCCGCGTTCGGGATCGGGATCCTTCATTGA
- a CDS encoding PQQ-dependent sugar dehydrogenase: MTPRTRLAFLFLPLLGAGNAMAQQYPVGWGPNPALPAPEKSLIPTINVAKADAWPKGTRPTPAAGLAVTAYATGLDHPRWLYVLPNGDVLVAESNKPGNAPKEKGIRAKVQGLAQKEAGAGVASPDNIILLRGFKPDGTADTKVTFMQGLTSPFGMALVGSELYVANADALWKFPYKTGETSITAKGTKVLDLPSGINHHWTKNVVASPDGKKLYITVGSNSNVAENGMDVEKGRAAIWEYDLASGKSRIYASGLRNPNGMDFQPQTKALWAAVNERDELGNDLVPDYMTAVKDGAFYGWPYSYYGQHVDTRVKPQNPDLVAKAIVPDYALGAHTASLGLAFYNADLMPQFKNGALIGQHGSWNRKPFSGYKLVFVPFTNGKPSGPPQDVLAGFLGKDEHAYGRPVGVAVDKTGAILLADDVGNIVWRITPAATNQGATK, from the coding sequence ATGACGCCACGCACCAGGCTTGCGTTCCTGTTCCTTCCCTTGCTGGGCGCCGGCAACGCCATGGCCCAGCAATATCCCGTCGGCTGGGGGCCGAATCCGGCCCTGCCGGCACCCGAGAAATCCCTGATCCCGACCATCAATGTGGCGAAGGCGGATGCGTGGCCGAAAGGCACGCGCCCGACGCCGGCCGCCGGGCTGGCCGTCACCGCGTATGCGACCGGCCTCGACCATCCGCGCTGGCTGTACGTGCTGCCGAACGGCGACGTGCTCGTGGCCGAGAGCAACAAGCCCGGCAACGCGCCGAAGGAAAAAGGCATCCGCGCCAAGGTGCAGGGACTGGCGCAGAAGGAAGCCGGCGCCGGGGTCGCATCGCCCGATAACATCATCCTGCTGCGCGGCTTCAAGCCGGACGGCACGGCCGATACGAAAGTCACGTTCATGCAGGGCCTGACGTCGCCGTTCGGCATGGCCCTCGTCGGCAGCGAGCTGTACGTCGCCAATGCCGACGCGCTGTGGAAATTCCCGTACAAGACGGGCGAGACGAGCATCACGGCCAAGGGCACGAAGGTGCTCGACCTGCCGTCCGGGATCAACCACCACTGGACGAAGAACGTCGTCGCGTCTCCCGACGGCAAGAAGCTGTACATCACCGTCGGCTCGAACAGCAACGTGGCCGAGAACGGCATGGACGTCGAAAAGGGCCGCGCCGCCATCTGGGAATACGACCTCGCCAGCGGCAAGTCGCGCATCTACGCGAGCGGCCTGCGCAATCCGAACGGGATGGATTTTCAACCGCAGACGAAGGCCTTGTGGGCCGCCGTCAACGAACGCGACGAACTCGGCAACGACCTCGTGCCGGACTACATGACGGCCGTGAAGGACGGCGCGTTCTACGGCTGGCCGTACAGCTATTACGGCCAGCATGTCGACACGCGCGTCAAGCCGCAGAATCCCGACCTCGTCGCCAAGGCCATCGTTCCCGACTACGCGCTGGGCGCGCACACGGCCTCGCTGGGCCTCGCGTTCTACAACGCCGATCTGATGCCGCAGTTTAAGAACGGGGCGCTGATCGGCCAGCACGGCTCGTGGAACCGCAAGCCGTTTTCCGGCTACAAGCTCGTGTTCGTGCCGTTCACGAACGGCAAGCCGAGCGGACCGCCGCAGGACGTCCTGGCGGGCTTCCTCGGCAAGGATGAACACGCTTACGGGCGCCCGGTCGGGGTCGCGGTCGACAAGACCGGCGCCATCTTGCTGGCGGATGACGTCGGCAACATCGTCTGGCGGATCACACCTGCCGCCACCAACCAGGGAGCAACTAAATGA
- a CDS encoding OsmC family protein: MIKRKGSAVWSGGLKDGKGTVSTQSGVLNQSQYGFNTRFENGPGTNPEELLAAAHAGCFTMALSAQLGEAGMTAQKLETTATVSLDKADGGFAIPAVHLELVATIPGASEQAFQEAARKAKEGCPVSKLFNANITLDAKLQA, translated from the coding sequence ATGATCAAACGTAAGGGAAGCGCCGTCTGGAGCGGCGGACTGAAAGACGGCAAGGGCACCGTGTCCACGCAGAGCGGCGTCCTCAACCAGTCGCAATACGGCTTCAACACCCGCTTCGAAAACGGGCCGGGCACGAATCCGGAAGAACTGCTGGCGGCCGCCCACGCGGGCTGCTTCACGATGGCGTTGTCGGCCCAGCTGGGCGAAGCGGGCATGACGGCGCAGAAGCTGGAAACCACCGCCACGGTATCGCTGGACAAGGCCGACGGCGGCTTCGCCATCCCGGCCGTGCACCTGGAACTCGTCGCCACGATTCCCGGCGCGAGCGAGCAGGCGTTCCAGGAAGCGGCGCGCAAGGCCAAGGAAGGGTGCCCGGTGTCCAAGCTGTTCAATGCAAACATTACGCTGGACGCCAAATTACAGGCTTGA
- the gloA gene encoding lactoylglutathione lyase: MRILHTMLRVGDLQRSIDFYTNVLGMKLLRTSENPEYKYTLAFVGYGNNPDHAELELTYNWSVDKYEMGTAYGHIAISADDIYKTCEQVRAAGGNITREPGPVKGGTTVIAFITDPDGYKVELIERADHAGGAGLSS; the protein is encoded by the coding sequence ATGCGCATCCTGCATACCATGTTACGCGTCGGCGACCTGCAGCGCTCCATCGACTTCTACACCAACGTGCTGGGCATGAAGCTGCTGCGCACGAGCGAGAATCCGGAATACAAATACACGCTGGCGTTCGTCGGCTACGGCAACAACCCGGACCATGCGGAACTCGAACTGACCTATAACTGGAGCGTCGACAAGTACGAGATGGGCACGGCCTACGGCCACATCGCGATCTCGGCCGACGACATCTACAAGACGTGCGAACAGGTCCGCGCGGCCGGCGGCAACATCACGCGCGAACCGGGCCCGGTCAAGGGCGGCACGACCGTCATCGCCTTCATCACCGATCCGGACGGCTACAAGGTCGAACTGATCGAGCGTGCCGACCACGCCGGCGGTGCTGGACTGAGCAGCTGA
- the ribB gene encoding 3,4-dihydroxy-2-butanone-4-phosphate synthase — translation MTTHAFTLFSEDLDGRIAAALDATRAGIPVILLDDFDRENEADLIVAAEKLTVDTMALMIRECSGIVCLCLSADKVRALDLPPMVPDNGSRYGTPFTVSIEARDGVTTGVSAADRVTTIRTAIAADAQPADLVRPGHVFPLRANPAGVLGRAGHTEGSVDLAVLAGLQPAAVLCELMNEDGTMMRGDAIERFARERGFPILTIAELIAWRTRSEQKAA, via the coding sequence ATGACCACCCATGCTTTTACCCTGTTTAGCGAGGATCTCGACGGCCGCATCGCCGCCGCCCTCGACGCCACGCGCGCCGGCATCCCGGTGATCCTGCTCGACGATTTCGACCGCGAGAACGAAGCCGACCTGATCGTCGCGGCCGAAAAACTCACCGTCGACACCATGGCGCTGATGATCCGCGAATGCAGCGGCATCGTCTGCCTGTGCCTGTCGGCCGACAAGGTCCGCGCGCTCGATCTGCCGCCGATGGTGCCCGATAACGGCAGCCGCTACGGCACGCCGTTCACCGTGTCGATCGAAGCGCGCGACGGCGTGACCACCGGCGTTTCCGCGGCGGACCGCGTGACGACGATCCGCACCGCGATCGCCGCGGATGCGCAACCGGCCGACCTCGTCCGTCCCGGCCACGTGTTCCCGTTGCGCGCCAACCCGGCCGGCGTGCTGGGCCGAGCCGGCCACACGGAAGGCTCCGTCGACCTCGCCGTGCTGGCCGGCCTGCAGCCGGCGGCCGTGCTGTGCGAGCTGATGAACGAGGACGGTACGATGATGCGCGGCGACGCCATCGAACGCTTCGCGCGCGAACGCGGCTTCCCCATCCTCACCATCGCCGAGCTGATCGCCTGGCGCACGCGCAGCGAGCAGAAGGCCGCCTGA